Proteins encoded in a region of the Dendropsophus ebraccatus isolate aDenEbr1 chromosome 11, aDenEbr1.pat, whole genome shotgun sequence genome:
- the ATP1A1 gene encoding sodium/potassium-transporting ATPase subunit alpha-1: MGYGAGRDKYEPAATSEHGGKKKKGKGKDRDMDELKKEVSMDDHKITLEELHRKYGTDLTRGLTTARAAEILARDGPNALTPPPTTPEWVKFCRQLFGGFSMLLWIGAVLCFLAYGIQAATEEDPQNDNLYLGIVLSAVVIITGCFSYYQEAKSSKIMESFKNMVPQQALVIRNGEKLCINAEDVVQGDLVEVKGGDRIPADLRIISAHGCKVDNSSLTGESEPQTRSPDFTNENPLETRNIAFFSTNCVEGTARGIVINTGDRTVMGRIATLASGLEGGRTPIAVEIEHFIHIITGVAVFLGVTFFILSLILQYSWLEAVIFLIGIIVANVPEGLLATVTVCLTLTAKRMARKNCLVKNLEAVETLGSTSTICSDKTGTLTQNRMTVAHMWFDNQIHEADTTENQSGASFDKSSPTWTALARIAGLCNRAVFQAGQENTPILKRDVAGDASESALLKCMELCCGSVRDMREKNQKVAEIPFNSTNKYQLSVHKNANPSESRYLLVMKGAPERILDRCSTIVLQGKEQPLDEELKDAFQNAYLELGGLGERVLGFCHLVLNDDQFPEGFNFDTEDVNFPTEGLCFVGLISMIDPPRAAVPDAVGKCRSAGIKVIMVTGDHPITAKAIAKGVGIISEGNETVEDIAARLNIPVNQVNPRDAKACVIHGSDLKDMSPEQIDDILHHHTEIVFARTSPQQKLIIVEGCQRQGAIVAVTGDGVNDSPALKKADIGIAMGIAGSDVSKQAADMILLDDNFASIVTGVEEGRLIFDNLKKSIAYTLTSNIPEITPFLIFIIANIPLPLGTVTILCIDLGTDMVPAISLAYEQAESDIMKRQPRNPKTDKLVNERLISMAYGQIGMIQALGGFFTYFVILAENGFLPWTLLGIRVNWDDRWVNDVEDSYGQQWTYEQRKIVEFTCHTSFFVSIVIVQWADLIICKTRRNSVFQQGMKNKILIFGLFEETALAAFLSYCPGMDVALRMYPLKPTWWFCAFPYSLIIFIYDEIRKLIIRRSPGGWVEKETYY, from the exons ATGGGATACGGG GCCGGACGTGATAAATATGAGCCCGCTGCCACTTCTGAACATGGCGGCAAGAAGAAGAAGGGCAAAGGGAAGGATCGGGATATGGATGAGCTCAAGAAGGAAGTTAGTATG GATGATCATAAAATCACCTTAGAAGAGCTGCACCGCAAGTATGGCACCGATCTGACCCGG GGGCTCACAACAGCCCGGGCAGCTGAAATACTGGCAAGAGATGGTCCGAATGCCCTGACTCCTCCCCCCACTACTCCGGAATGGGTGAAGTTCTGCCGCCAGCTCTTCGGGGGTTTCTCCATGTTGCTGTGGATCGGAGCTGTTCTCTGCTTCCTGGCGTATGGTATTCAGGCTGCCACGGAGGAGGACCCACAAAATGATAAT CTCTACCTCGGAATCGTCCTGTCCGCTGTCGTCATAATCACCGGTTGCTTCTCCTACTACCAAGAGGCAAAGAGCTCAAAGATCATGGAGTCCTTCAAGAACATGGTGCCTCAG CAAGCCCTGGTGATCCGTAATGGTGAAAAGTTGTGCATCAATGCAGAAGATGTGGTCCAGGGAGACTTGGTGGAAGTAAAGGGGGGTGATCGGATCCCAGCCGAtctcaggatcatctcagcccaCGGCTGTAAG GTGGACAATTCTTCCCTGACCGGAGAGTCGGAGCCACAGACAAGATCTCCTGACTTCACAAATGAGAACCCCCTGGAGACCAGAAACATCGCCTTCTTTTCCACTAACTGTGTGGAAG GAACCGCACGTGGTATAGTCATCAACACTGGTGACCGCACCGTCATGGGACGTATCGCAACCCTGGCTTCTGGTCTGGAGGGTGGCCGTACCCCCATCGCTGTTGAGATTGAGCACTTCATCCATATCATCACCGGTGTGGCAGTCTTCCTGGGTGTCACCTTCTTCATCCTGTCGCTCATCTTGCAGTACTCTTGGCTTGAGGCTGTCATCTTCCTTATTGGTATCATTGTCGCCAACGTGCCTGAAGGTCTCCTGGCTACTGTCACT GTGTGCCTTACACTAACTGCTAAGAGAATGGCTCGTAAAAACTGTCTGGTGAAGAACCTGGAAGCTGTGGAAACCCTCGGATCTACCTCCACCATCTGCTCTGACAAGACCGGGACCCTTACTCAGAATCGAATGACTGTGGCGCACATGTGGTTTGATAACCAGATTCATGAAGCCGATACTACAGAGAATCAGAGTG GTGCCTCCTTTGATAAGAGCTCCCCCACATGGACAGCCCTCGCTCGTATCGCCGGCCTGTGTAACCGTGCAGTGTTCCAGGCTGGTCAGGAGAACACTCCTATTCTGAAG AGGGATGTCGCTGGGGATGCCTCTGAATCTGCTCTTCTGAAGTGTATGGAGCTCTGCTGTGGATCTGTGAGAGACATGAGAGAGAAGAACCAGAAAGTAGCGGAGATCCCTTTCAACTCTACCAACAAATACCAG CTGTCCGTACACAAGAATGCTAACCCCTCCGAGTCCCGCTACCTGCTGGTGATGAAGGGCGCCCCCGAGAGGATCCTGGACAGATGTTCCACCATCGTTCTGCAGGGCAAAGAGCAGCCGCTGGATGAAGAGCTGAAGGATGCCTTCCAGAATGCTTACCTGGAGCTTGGAGGCCTGGGAGAGAGAGTCCTGG GTTTCTGCCACTTGGTTCTCAATGACGACCAATTTCCTGAAGGCTTCAACTTTGACACAGAAGACGTAAATTTCCCAACGGAGGGTCTGTGCTTCGTCGGCCTCATCTCCATGATTGACCCTCCTCGTGCTGCTGTGCCCGATGCCGTCGGCAAATGCAGAAGTGCTGGAATCAAG GTTATCATGGTCACTGGTGACCACCCCATCACTGCCAAGGCCATTGCCAAGGGTGTGGGCATCATCTCTGAAGGAAACGAGACTGTGGAAGACATTGCAGCTAGACTCAACATCCCGGTGAACCAGGTGAACCCCAG GGACGCCAAAGCCTGTGTAATCCATGGCTCCGACCTGAAGGACATGTCCCCGGAGCAGATCGACGACATTCTCCACCACCACACAGAGATTGTGTTTGCCAGGACCTCCCCTCAGCAGAAGCTGATCATTGTGGAAGGTTGTCAGAGACAG GGAGCCATTGTGGCTGTGACTGGTGATGGCGTGAACGACTCCCCTGCCCTGAAGAAGGCCGACATTGGTATTGCTATGGGCATTGCAGGTTCTGATGTCTCCAAACAGGCTGCTGATATGATTCTGCTGGACGATAACTTTGCCTCCATCGTGACTGGTGTGGAGGAGG GACGTCTGATTTTCGATAACCTGAAGAAGTCTATTGCCTACACCCTGACCAGTAACATCCCTGAGATCACACCTTTCCTCATCTTCATTATTGCCAACATCCCTCTGCCCCTGGGCACAGTCACCATCCTGTGCATTGATCTGGGCACTGACATG GTCCCCGCCATCTCCCTGGCTTATGAACAAGCAGAAAGTGACATCATGAAACGTCAGCCTAGAAACCCCAAAACGGACAAGCTAGTGAACGAGCGTCTTATCAGTATGGCGTACGGGCAGATTG GTATGATCCAGGCCCTCGGTGGCTTCTTCACCTACTTTGTCATCTTGGCGGAGAATGGCTTCCTGCCGTGGACTCTGCTGGGCATCAGAGTGAACTGGGATGACCGCTGGGTGAACGATGTGGAGGACAGCTACGGGCAGCAGTGG ACCTATGAACAGAGGAAGATTGTGGAGTTTACCTGTCATACCTCCTTCTTTGTCAGCATTGTCATTGTGCAATGGGCCGACTTGATCATCTGTAAGACCAGGAGGAACTCTGTGTTCCAGCAGGGCATGAA GAACAAGATCCTGATCTTCGGGCTTTTTGAGGAGACTGCGCTGGCTGCCTTCCTGTCATACTGCCCAGGCATGGACGTGGCGCTTCGCATGTACCCGCTGAA gcCAACATGGTGGTTCTGTGCCTTCCCATACTCGCTCATCATATTCATATACGATGAAATTCGTAAACTTATAATCAGACGCAGCCCTGGCG GCTGGGTGGAGAAGGAAACCTATTACTAA